From Pan troglodytes isolate AG18354 chromosome 9, NHGRI_mPanTro3-v2.0_pri, whole genome shotgun sequence, the proteins below share one genomic window:
- the RPUSD4 gene encoding pseudouridylate synthase RPUSD4, mitochondrial yields MAARRWSASGPWIRGNGQGCGSLFTLVSKPFCSAAAASTAINAQRLAEKLRAQKREQDTKKEPVSTNAVQRRVQEIVRFTRQLQRVHPNVLAKALTRGILHQDKNLVVINKPYGLPVHGGPGVQLCITDVLPILAKMLHGHKAEPLHLCHRLDKETTGVMVLAWDKDMAHQVQELFRTRQVVKKYWAITVHVPMPSAGVVDIPIVEKEAQGQQQHHKMTLSPSYRMDDGKMVKVRRSRNAQVAVTQYQVLSSTLSSALVELQPITGIKHQLRVHLSFGLDCPILGDHKYSDWNRLAPQKLSVGTLKKLGLEQSKARYIPLHLHARQLILPALGSGKEELNLVCKLPRFFVHSLHRLRLEMPNEDQNENNEAKCLGAQ; encoded by the exons ATGGCGGCGCGCAGGTGGAGCGCGTCGGGCCCCTGGATCCGGGGAAACGGCCAGGGTTGCGGGAGTCTCTTCACTCTCGTCTCAAAGCCATTTTGTTCCGCTGCCGCTGCCTCTACGGCCATAAATGCCCAGAGATTAGCAGAGAAGCTCCGAGCCCAGAAACGGGAACAAGACACAAAGAAGGAGCCG GTGTCCACAAACGCTGTTCAGCGGAGAGTGCAAGAAATAGTGCGGTTCACACGGCAGCTGCAGCGAGTCCACCCCAACGTGCTTGCTAAGGCACTGACCCGAGGAATTCTCCACCAGGACAAGAACCTTGTGGTCATCAATAAGCCCTACGGTCTCCCTGTGCATG GTGGCCCTGGGGTCCAGCTCTGCATCACTGATGTACTACCTATCCTGGCAAAGATGCTTCATGGCCACAAGGCAGAGCCCTTGCATCTGTGCCACCGGCTGGACAAGGAAACCACAGGTGTAATGGTGTTGGCTTGGGACAAGGACATGGCACATCAAGTCCAAGAGTTGTTTAGAACCCGTCAGGTGGTGAAGAAGTACTG GGCCATCACTGTGCATGTCCCCATGCCCTCAGCAGGAGTCGTGGACATCCCCATTGTGGAGAAGGAGGCGCAGGGCCAGCAGCAACACCACAAG ATGACATTGTCCCCGAGCTACCGCATGGATGATGGGAAAATGGTGAAAGTGCGGCGCAGCCGGAATGCGCAAGTTGCTGTAACTCAGTACCAGGTGCTCAGCAGCACTCTCTCCTCCGCCCTCGTGGAGCTCCAGCCCATCACTG gaATAAAACATCAGCTTCGAGTTCACTTGTCTTTTGGATTGGATTGTCCAATCCTTGGTGATCACAAGTACTCAGACTGGAATAGGTTGGCCCCCCAG AAGCTGTCTGTGGGCACCCTGAAGAAGCTGGGGCTAGAACAGTCGAAGGCCCGCTACATCCCCCTTCACCTGCACGCCCGGCAGCTGATCCTGCCTGCCCTGGGGTCCGGGAAGGAGGAACTCAACTTGGTCTGCAAACTTCCTCGCTTCTTTGTGCATTCCCTGCACCGCCTGCGTTTAGAGATGCCAAATGAGGATCAAAATGAGAACAATGAAGCCAAGTGTCTGGGAGCACAGTGA